Proteins encoded within one genomic window of bacterium:
- a CDS encoding amidohydrolase, producing the protein MTAPGIIDSHHHLWDPRQASYPWMDGDVFTPIRRSFDEAELAEIARAHGVRHTVLIQTRHEVDETEGLLGLAAESDLIAGVVGWVDLTSADVEAELRRLRSRGGGSKLVGVRHIVHDEEDGEWLLRADVSRGLAAVGRLDLTFDLLVRTRELPAALATVRRHPDVRFVIDHLAKPPIASGNLSAWKRALEPFGSERNAYCKFSGLVTEASWDRWRVEDLRPVVDFAMAVFGADRLLFGSDWPVCLLAATYDEVLEAAQDCVADRPEEDRTGVFGGNACKAYKLAI; encoded by the coding sequence GTGACCGCGCCCGGCATCATCGACTCGCATCACCATCTCTGGGACCCGAGGCAAGCCTCCTACCCTTGGATGGACGGTGACGTCTTCACGCCCATCAGAAGGAGCTTCGACGAGGCGGAACTAGCTGAGATAGCTAGGGCGCACGGTGTAAGGCATACGGTTCTCATCCAGACACGACATGAGGTCGATGAGACAGAAGGGTTACTCGGCCTCGCCGCCGAAAGCGATCTCATCGCCGGGGTGGTTGGCTGGGTCGACCTGACATCAGCCGACGTGGAGGCTGAGCTGCGACGGCTCCGATCGCGGGGGGGCGGGAGCAAGTTGGTGGGAGTCCGCCACATCGTCCACGACGAGGAGGACGGCGAGTGGCTGCTGCGGGCGGACGTCAGTAGAGGTCTAGCCGCCGTGGGGCGTCTCGACCTGACTTTCGACCTTCTCGTCCGAACCCGAGAGCTGCCCGCCGCACTTGCCACAGTCCGCCGGCATCCCGACGTCCGGTTTGTCATCGACCATTTGGCGAAGCCGCCAATCGCATCCGGAAATTTGTCGGCCTGGAAGCGGGCGCTGGAGCCGTTTGGGTCAGAGCGCAACGCCTACTGCAAGTTCTCGGGACTGGTGACGGAAGCGAGCTGGGACCGATGGAGGGTCGAGGATCTCCGACCCGTGGTGGACTTTGCCATGGCTGTCTTTGGGGCGGATCGGCTCCTCTTCGGGTCAGATTGGCCGGTTTGCCTCCTCGCTGCCACCTACGACGAGGTCCTCGAGGCTGCTCAGGACTGCGTCGCGGACCGGCCCGAGGAAGATCGAACGGGTGTG